aataacaatagtaacaACAGCAGAAACAGCATCTCATGTTTATAAATGCCTACAAGGAGCCAGGAACTTTGCACATACTATCTACTTTCATTCTTGTCACAACCCCGTGAGGTAAGCATttgtatcttcattttaaagactgaagaaactgaggcccagggagctcAAGCAACTTCCCCATAGTCAACTCTTTTACCCCAGATTTGTGCTTGCTCTAGCCAATGCTCCTGGGGATTCAGAGGTTGTGTGATGTAAGGTCTTTTCCAGGACAAACCTGCCCAAAGGGTTATAGAATTCTGGGTTTGGCGGGGGTAGAAGTGATATGACAGGCCCTTCCTAGACTCAGTGCTTGCCATGGGAACCCGACCAGGGTGGGGCGGGAAGTGGAGTAAAGGATGAAGAATAATGAAAGAATTAAAGGGAACCCAGGACTCCCTCCTTCTCCAGCTTCCATGGCTGCAGGGAAATTCTTAAGGGGCAAAGCCAGCTCCTACTCCTTACACCTCCACCCTCTTCTAACCCCTTAAGCTGCCCTTGGATGGTTCAGAAATTCTTGCACTGATCTTGCAGATGGAAGAAGTCTGCCCCCTTTGAATTCCCCCTCACCTTTATTTTCCTCCCTGCTCTCTTCCTCCTCTGAAGGTAGGAAACCTGAGATCTTGTATCCACCAGGTTTCAGAAATGGGAAGGGGTAGGCCCCTCTATTCTAGGCTTTGATGTACAAGAGTTTCTAATTACCCCCTTGAAAACAGGTTTGAACACCAGGGACAGTTTTGAGTTGTGCCTTTTTCCCCCTCTGGAGAGCAAGTTCTAGAGGAGGAGGGTGACCCAGTAGGATCCCAGTTGGAAATAGGTTACATATCTATACAACCCCCAttgtatagatgaggaaactgaggctcagaggtgagGCATCTTGCCTGGGATCTAGAGCAGATCTATGTGATTATTAAATCTTTGCCTCTTTCATTGCCATTGGCCAGGACTTAGATTGCACTGGGAACTGGGCAGACTCAAATTTTAGCATTGAGAGGGGGATCCTGCCCAGCAGGATCCTAGTGTGGGTGTTGTGTGCATGGAGAGTGGGAAGTCTGATCATTGAGTGCTCTCTTGATCTAATACTGTGTtgattgcacttttttttttaataagtgtaCAAATAACTCTCTCACTCATTCACCACATTCAGCCTCACACCAAGCTTTtgcccacctcagggcctttgcattggctgttccctctgcctggaaggccCTTCCCTCTAAATATTCACATGGttgattcctttctctttagGTCCAGCATAACTGTCACCTCCTCCAAGTAGCTTTCCCTGAACTCTCCATCTTATCATCACTTCCCCTCAGCACAACATAGCTCTTACCACGatctgtaactctgtttttatttaattccttGTTTCTTGTCTATCTCCTGCCCTAGAATGTTGACCTCACAAGACCAagactttttgttgtttgtttcccaTTGCTTTATCCCTAGCCCCCAAAGTAGTGCCTGGTAATAAATATctgtggaaagaaggaagggcagaaggaaacaaagaaatacaGACTAAATGACTAAGGgaacaaatgaatgagtaaatatacatatgtacggCTAAACAAATGAAATGGGAATAAAAGGGACTTTGGGGGAAAAATGACCCCAAATTCTCACATTTGGtaggtaaagaaactgagatttaaagaaacaaaaagacagttattttatttttgtttaaaaatcctTGAATGAGGAGAACtgagacattttatataaaaaggtCCCTGGCTATTGCTAGGGTGAGTGTGTGTGGGAGGAGGCCAGTCAGAGATAACAGCattggaggggtgggtgggaaagAAAAGGGGCTTGGGGGCCTGGAAGTTAAGTGGAGGGTGGCGAGGAGGGCTGCCAGGGGAGCCCAGCACAGAACAGCAGAGGTGGTGGTGATTCAGTCGTCccattcatcatcatcatcatcatccccgGCCTGGTCCTCCCCTTCgtctggagggagagagaaagagtggaACTCAGGATAGGTAGGAGGGTTCAAAGGCCCTGGAGAGAGGAGTTACTAGGGTCTGGGAGGTTGGGATTACTAAACCCTGGGGGCTGAGATCTCCCACTTGGAAGTTATATCTGAGGTTTGTGTGTTGGATAAAGAGACCTCTTAAGAGGAAGGAGAGTTAGGGGCAAGATAGGGACTATAGCTGGGGTCTAGGTTCTAGTTGGAGGCGAggttaatattattataaaaaatgtgTGGTTAGTTGGGATATTATTGTCACACAAAGGGTTACTGTTAACAGGCTTGTCACTCAGTGGAGCTGATTTAGATATTAGCAAAGGTGGAGGAAGTTACAATGTTGTTTTTTCATAGTGTATTAATGTTAACATTGTTGACACAGAATGGGGTTAGTGATGTCATGGTCAAAAGATGAGGTTTGTTATAATTCTGTCATATAATGGATTCCTGTTGATCTGTGAACAGACTCCTGGGTTGATGTCAGTATTATTGTCAAAGCTGAACTTTAATTATATTATTGTCACACAGTAGGTTGAGGCTaatactctctctttctctgctctgctcagtcgtgtccaactctttgcgaccctttggactgtagcacaccaggctcctctgtccgtaggatttcccaggcaagaatactggagtgggttgccatttcctcctccaggggctcctcctgatccagggatcgaacccacgtgccctgcatcttctgcattggcaggcagattctttatcactgagccacctgggaagccctaatgacAATGTTGTTGATACATTAAGGGACTAACTTTAACACTATTGTAAAAGATTGAATTAGTTATAATATTGTCACTTAATGAGTTAATCTTTTGACACATGACATTAGAGTTAATATTAGTGTCAAAGAAAGGGTTCTTTGTAATATTATCATCACATAGTGGGCTAATGTTAATACTATTGAACATATGGGATTAATGTTAATATCACTGTCAAAGAGAGTTAATCATATTACTGTTACATAATGACAGTTAACACTGTCAAAAAAGAGACTGCTACAGATTCATGTTCATTCTCACATCAACAGATGGGCCTAATTGCTGGAGGCTGTTGGGGGTGTTTTTAGGTCAACACTAGCTGGGAACCAGAGCCACAGGTCCTGGCAGGATGGGCTCTGAATGGCAGGCTCACGGGGAGGGTGCACTCTCACCAGAGGAATGGATGGCTTTGCTTCTCTTCTGCATCACGTGCATCAGGGCACCCACCAGCCCCTCTGAGCTCTGAGGTGGTGGCTGCAGCGCTGAGCTCTCTGGGGCCCCAGGGGTCTGCAGCAAGCAGGATCCAGCACAGAGGGCTCAGGGCCTGTGAGAGGAGCACTTCTCCCCACCCCTTCATCATTCTTTCTCCTTCCACATACTATAGTTGCCTTGAAACTCACCTCTCCCCACCAGCCTCCCAACTCTATCAGTGAACCCCCAAATCGTGGGACCCCCATCACTCTCAGCCCCAGCCCCCTACCATCCTCACTTGCACAGCACACCCCAGAGTCCCAGTTCCTCAATCCTCCATCACACTGGTCCTCACCTTGTTCAGCTGAATTCCCTGCCGGATTTGATCCAGAAGtgccccccgacccccaccaGGGGCGGGGCCCCCCACAAGCCCCAGAGaaggaggggttgggggagggattgGTCCATCCCCAGAGCTgggtggtggcggcggcggcggcggcggtggtggcGGAGGCATGGGTGGTCCACCCCCAGCTCcagggggtggagggggcggTGGCACAGAGCGTCCAGTGGCTGGAGGGGGTGGTGGCGGAGGGCCCCCTCGGCCCGGGGGTGGGGGTCCCCGGGGAGTTGGTGGGGGAGGAGCACCTCCCGAAGGTACAGGGGGCAGAGGGCCAGAGCGACCCTTGTTACTCCCCACAGTTGGGGGCCGGGGGGGCTGGTTCCCTCCTCGGGATGGCGGTGGGGGCGGTGGAAGTGGCTCTGAGGGGAAAGACAACACATAGCTATTATTATAGTTTtcttcagagcctcagttttactcacttgtaaaatgggtaCCCCAACCGACCAACTCCTGATTCAAGCAGTATAGGGGTTTCTATGAGGACTGAGAGCCTGCAAGGTATCTCTTAGAAATCAGCTACCAGGGTTGGAGAAGAAGAGGTGATCCAGAAAGCGGGGGGCTCACCCTGGCGCCTCATCTCCTTCCGTACAGCTTCCATCCCACCCTGGTTTTCAATGAAGTCATAGATAAATTTGGAGGTCTCAGCATCGGTGAGCTGGGCATCACTGATTCCTGCCCTTGAGAACAGGCTCCGCAGATCTGGGTCCAGGTTGTTCACCTTCCCAGGAGGAAAAAGGCCCCGGCAAGGGTCGGGGAataaggtggggaggggaggggcacagATTATCATGGGGTCCACCCCAGAGAGGGATCTgagaggagggtgggaaggaTGGGGTCTGGGGGTAGATCTGGAGCTCTGGACTATGGAAGGGTAGGCAGGAGTTGAGtggagtccaggggactctgGAGTTACTCACGTCAAATCCATTCTGGGGGTCCCACCCCACGTGGCTGACATGTCTGAGGGAGGTGAGGAGACCCCAGTGAATCGCCATGGctgttccttccctcccttcctagTGAAGCTCTCTTGCCCTCCCCTGCCCAGAGGGACTCTCAGGAGCCAGAATTAATGAATGAGTcttaagtgaataaatgagtgagaaTAGTAGTTATGGAACTAAAGAGGGTTCACAGTTTGTGGTGCCTATCTGTCTGCCCATCCCTCTTTCcaccacccatccacccatctatttGTCCACCTAGCTGTTCACATTCACCTGTCAGACCACTGATCTATATAAATTTGTCTCCCCATTTATCTGtccacacacatttatttaccCATCTGTCCACCAGTCTGTCTTAACCCATacttatccatccacccatccatctacccataTGCCCAtctttccattcattcactcacttgaCTACCCATTCAATCACACACTTCTATGTAGCCACTGAATTGTCCTTCATCCACATATGTGGCAACCTGTCCATCCCCATCCACCTTGTATATGAACCCACTGGCCTGTATATCATTCTGTCCACATACTCATCCACTCACCCACCCATCTACCTACCCACTTCCCATTTACCCATCCGTTCGTTCTCCAACCcaaccattcattcatccatctatatatctacccatccatccattcacccaccaGCCTAACCAGGGAGGGACTAGGTTGAGTGGAATGCCTAGGGAGCAAAATTTAAAGAGGCACTCACTCTTGGAGTCCTGGATTATAGTTGGGTGATGTGGTGGAGAGTGACTGCCTGTGTAAAATTTGCAATCTTGGTGCCTTTGGTATCTCTCCCTAGTCCTGGCTTTGCactccccccgcccgcccccccacCCATCCACTCATCTGCCTAATCTCTCACCTACCCATCCATTTTTCCATCCTTCCATTCACTCAGCTCTCCTCCTATCCACCTGAtctctgctcccccacccccaggatccATGGGCCCACTGGAGAGAGGTTCTCACTTGAATCCACTGGGTGCACCAATATCAGACTTGCTGATCTTTTTCTTCCCTGAGCGTTTCTTATCACTTGGGCTAGGCCCAGGTGCTGGGAGCGAACGGTATCGTGAATTCGTGATGTCTGGGTTCTGGATGTCCACTGTCACCAGCCCCAGAGACACTGGGCTGGCTGCTGGGCCTGTGGGGAAAATGGGTGACTGGGCCATTGACCTATTTACCTACCAACCAGAGCATAAGAGTTAGAGACAGGAAGACGGTTGGGGGAATCAGTGTGTTAGATGGTCATGGAAGGAGTGGGTGAGGGGTCCAAGTAGGTTTTATGGAGAAGTGGGTGGGTAGGTCCTGCACACCATCCATACATTCACTGattcattaattaatttactcACACTTAAGTATTGACTTATCTATTCACTGGCTCATTGACTAATTTGTTaaattattcattcactcattcaatcatTGCTTTCTCCATTGATTGAAATTTagtcacttattcatttattcactgttGAATTCATTCCAtcactcattcattaatttactcaatcatccatccatctattcatccattcacCCACATACCCATTCACCTACATCTATACACCCACCTGTACATCTACATCCTTCCATCAATTCATGCCCCCATTTAACCATCTGTCCACCACCAATCCATCCACCCACACATCTATCCACCTATTCATTCACCTATTTATCACTGCACCCACCCATCTACTCATTTATCTACCCACGCCCCACCTGTGTATCTATTCACTCTCCCACTCCTTCCATGACCATCTAACACACTGATTCTCCCAACCACCTTCCTGTCTCTAACTCTTATGCTCTGGTTGGTAGGTAAATGGGTCAATGGCCCAGTCACCCATTTTCCCCACAGGCCCAGCAGCCAGTCCAGTGTCTCTGGGGCTGGTGACACCTGCCCACCCAGAGACACAGGGAATATTCAGCACTCACCCCCTTGGTCTCCACCTGGgtgagggggcaggggtgggagtcctcctcttctctctgggAAGATAGAATGAATAGAGAACTATCACAACCCTGCCTCAGTTTTCTGCGCTAGCCCCTTATTACTCCTCCTTGCACTAGAGGACTCACCTTCACTGACTGGCACTGGTGGAGGCGGGAGCTGGCGCCTGTCTGTGGAGAGACAGGAAATCAGAATCAGGAGAGGGGCTTTTCCAGCTCCCCACTCTTGCCCTCACTTCTGCTCAacctctttcccttccccaaggCCTCCTTACCCCCGCTTTGCCTCTGATTCCGTTTTTGTATCTTCTCCTGCACCAGGTTCCGGAAGGCCTCGGCCTCGCCCTCGTTTGCAAAGTTCAGCCCCGCTTGGCAGTCCTGCACATGCCTGGGGAGTCAGCTGCCTTCCAGACCTCCCCACACCTTTCCCCACTCCTCCTTGCACCCCAACTGAGGCCCAGGGTTTAGGTGGTCACTTACATCTCCAGCAAAGGTGTGGAAAAAGGGGGTGGGAGCAGAGTAGACCAGCTGTGAGTACAGCTCCTGTTCCCACAGCAGCCGGCCAGCCTGGAGAGGGGGGAGCACACTGACACCGAGGCATGCCCTGGGTGGAGGGCCTCTGTTTTCCAGATAGGGAGCATGGTATACAAATCTGGGGCCCCAAAATTTGATTTGGAGATTTCCAGCTCAGAACTGGAGAGTTGGGAATCTAGAAGTCAGAAGTGGAGGACTGGGGTACAGAATGGGAGTCAGACCCTTCAGCGAGAAACTTGGATTTGGGGTCCAGATGTGGAATAAGGGGACTTGAATTTGAGGATTTTGGACTCTAGTTCTAGGAAACTGAGTCCATTCAGAGAATCTGTCCCAAATCCCCCCCTTATATGGGGGCCTTCATTAGAGCAGGTAGGGTTCCAGTATTAGGAGTTGGGATTGAGATTTGAGGTTCAGACACACAGACTTGGGAAGGTTTTTTTGGAGGCAGTTGAGCCAATTTCAGGTTTGTAGAGCAGAGttatgaattaggagtttggtcAATATTTGATGACCCTGGGATCTTGATGTGGTTCTACTGGATCTATCTTTATCGGTTTAGTGGGATGACTTTGGGGTTTATGCTTGGAAAATTTAGGTTAAGGGTTTGTGGAATAGGTTTTTGACTTAAGAGCTACCTCAATATTTAGGTGATTAGGAGTTTTCATATAGGAATTCTGGGATCCAATGCTGTGGGCTTAAAAGGACAGATTTGGGGTTGAAGATTCAATGGCATACTTAGGTTTGGGATTTGTGGAATATATTTATGACTTAAAAGCTAGGCAAAATTCTGGAGTTCAGGAGTACTGATGGGAGGTTTCTGAGACCTAAAATGTGGAGTTTCAAATAGATATGAGGTTCAGGTAaaaatatagtgtgtgtgtgtgtgtgtgtgtgtgtgtatggagttTGTGGAACAGATTAGATTTAGGGGGTATACTAATATTGGGGGTTATAGACCTTGACACAAAGACTCTGGGGTCAGTCATCACAGGCTTAGAAAGACAAACCAGAGGCTGGCATCTGGATAAAGTCTTTGGTTCTAGGGCTCAGGGGCTTCACTGATCTGTCTGAGGGCTCAGGGTTATGGACACAGATCTAGGTTTATGGGTTGAAAACTGGGTTGTCTGTCcagtgcgggggcggggggcagggatCACCTGAAGGCCATAAAGGCGGATGAagtaagacttcttggggttatCCTTCACGAAGCACACAGCCCCACAGTGTCCCTTGGTCCAGTGCTCGGCTCCAGGGGGCAGCGCCAGGTACAGCTGAACAACCGCAGTGGCCAGCGTCTGGGAGGGGAGAGTAGGACTCGTTGGAATCCGGTCAGGGGCAGCCAGAGGGTCTGGGAACCAGACCTGGTCCTTTCTTGCCCATGGCCATCATGGCTCCAAAGGAAGAGCCACAACCAGAGGGAAAGTGAATGAACATTGAGTTCTTCCTGGGATTGGTGAATGGGGTTAAGTGGATTCTGAAAGGAGAtgatggagaggaagaggaggagaaggagaggaagatgggaaagatgaggagagaggaaggggaggaaaggaggagagggagaggatggggaagaTGAAGAGGAcgaagaggaggagaagaggaggagagggagacaggaaggGCCAGAAGATTCCCAGCTCACCCAGCACTTCCGTCCGAGCATCTCAAAGAGTTGTTGGTTCTCATGGTCCTGGAGGAGGGTGGACGGGATGTTCTGCTGAACCCCTTGTCCTCCGCGGCCCCCAGGCCTGCCTCCCGAAGGGCCCCCACTCATGGTGCCTCCTGCCCTTGTCCTCTCCGGCTGGGCTCTGAGTGCAGGGTAAGAAGAGGAACTTCCGCAGTGAGCGGGGGAACAGGAAGTGCAAAAAACCACAAGGGAAACAAGTCCTCTAGGGGCCCCTCGGTAGGCCTGGCCTCCTCCCTTAGACTGGGGCCCTCCTCCATTTGACTGGTTAGATCCATCTTTTGGACCAGCTTTTGTCCTCCTTTCTTACTCTCTGGGGCCCATCTCCCTCTGACTTGTTtggaccctcctccctctggTTGGCTGGCAGAGAGGGATAGGCCACTACAGCATTTCTGCAGTGCCACGGTGGGCAGTCATGGGCTGAGTGGCCTTCTTCCTCCCCAAAGCATCCAGTTACTCTGGGCCCAAGGTCCAAGGCTCTGGTGCTGAAGGGTTATTGCAGTAAAGATTGTCCTTTAATTACACAGCAAGCACCTGGGAccccacctgtctcctgagacccCAACTTGCTCACACCTGGCTCAACTTCCCCATCCCTACCACACCATCTCATTTAGTTGCTCTTGCTTCTGAACTTTTGAAAGTGTGTAATCTTTGGAGTCTTGTCTTTTCCCCCGCTCAATATtctatgttttatttacttatttaggctCTTTGCAGTACaagggtttctcttgttgcagtgcaaGGGTTTCTCCTTGTGGTGTTTGGGATTCTCTTGTGATGCGAgtgcttagttgccccttggcatgtcaGATCtgagttcctcaaccagggatcaaactcgcatctcctgcattggaaggcagattcttaaccactggaccaccagggaagtccctcaacatTCTATTTTTATCTAACAAACATTCATGTAGCCTGAAcatgtgtgccaggcactcttctgaCCTCTTTGAAAATATTGACTCATATAAATCCTCCTATTGGCCTGGGGGACACTCACTATTTTTACCATTTGatggagggaaactgaggcccagagtggtTAAATGATTTCCCCAGTAGCTCTGAGCTAGCATGCCAGGCAGGTTGGTTAGTGTGCACTGTTCATCAAGATGCTCCACAGCCTGCTCTGTTACTAAGATTCATATTTGCCTGTAGCAGTAGTTGTTACTGCTATATAGCATTCTATTGTGTTactatgtgtgcatgtgcgtgctaagtcgcttcagttgtgtctgactctttgtgaccacttggactgtagcctgccaggctcctctgtccatgggattctccaggcaagaatactggagtgggttgccatgccctcctccaggggatcttcccaactcccgcagggatcaaactagcatctcctgtgtctcctgcattgcgggagacattgcaggcagattctttatcgctgagccaccagggaagcctgcattgTGTTACTAgacaatttgtttattcatattCTCCTGTTAACAGATATCTGAGCTGTTTCTGGCTTTCATGGTTGGCAGCGATGCTGCCTTATTTGCTCCTATATGCATCTCCTGTTCCAAATAGGCAAGCACACTCTCAGGAGGGGAATTGGGGCATTGTAGGGCTTGCATAGCTCGAACTTTGACAGACTGTTTCCCCAAGAGAATGGCAGCTcagtccccacccctccctggacCTATTTCCCATTTGGAGATGTGAAGTTTTCAGGTACACATACAGCAGCTTGAGGGGAGCTGAGCATATCTGGGTTGTGTCTGGCATTCCCATGTACCTGGAGGAAAACAGCACATGTCAACTTGGGACCCACAGTCCTACCTGGAAACCTGTATGGCTCCCATGCCTGCAGGTGCCAAGCTTCTCTCCTAAGCCAAGGCTCAAACCCacttgtgttagttgctcagtcgtgtccaactctgcgaccccatccatggactgtgtagcccgccaggctcctctatccatggaattctccaggcaagaatactggagtgggtagccattctcttctccaggggatattcccaatccagggatcaaacctgggtctcctgcattgcaggtggattctttactgtctgagccgccagggaagcacCATCAAAGCCACTTCTGGTGTGGCAAttccaacctccctccctcctttctctgctCACCAACCAGCATATGGTGCTTCCAAGTCACTGGGCAGTTTCATACCTCCTGGTCTGGAGTCCCTTCCAGCCTGTTCACTAGGGCAAGCACCTGTTTTTTCCTTAGAAAGTCACTGCATTCATTCATGTTGACATTGTTTGTTGAGCtctcactgtgtgccaggcacaaactagacactcaataaatgtttcttgaagGAATGAGTGAGGGATTCATATCTAATTTGATTTAgtgttttctgatatttttctaaGTGCCTCACACTTATGTACTTATTTCACATGCACAGACGACCCAAGGAGGTGAGAGCTTCAACTGTTTACATTTTACTGATAGGGAAGCAGTGGCCCAGAGTAGCTTTGCTAAgttgcccgaggtcacacagcttgtgagaGTTGAAGCTGAGGCCAGTTTTGTGAGAAATGGTTCCTAAACTCTAAAATGCCACATGGGGCCTAGGATGAAATTCTTCTGCTACTTtggtcttttgttttccttctttctctgctccTAGATCTATCCCCTTTACGTCTATTTCAGGGGGTTTTAAACCTCTGCTACATTTGCTGGTGATTTTGTAAATTAACATGTAAAAGTTGTATATTTCATGTTCTTACTTCTAAGGAGCAGACaagtttaaaatttgtatttttctccaaataaaaaacctaagtagatttatttttattatttttgtcccTGATACAATGAGTTTCCTCAGCCTGGAATACAGTGatttattaatcattttatgatcattttaaatctttttcagattattgaATTGCTCTGTTGACCTGCATTAATAATTTGGAGCTGGTTTAGTTTACTGTTATGTGTTCCCTTCGACACTTGCTTCTCTGCACTGGATGACAGTATTTGGTGAGGTGATGACCTCAAAGGTAATTTGCTCACCTGGGACttcaaatagatttaaaaaaccccaaaaaccctAATCAAGCTTTTCCAGTTGTTCCCAGCAGGAAAGTGGATTGAATACTTACCACACAAGTCAGTCTACTGCAGCAGGAAGCAGACGTTCTAACTTACTTCTCAGTaatccagtgaatacccaggaacCCCCAAGAACCATGATAAGCCCAATGACTTGCACCCACCTGATGCTCTCCCATCAACCCCAAACTCTGTCAAACTCCCAGGGATCACCATATGAAGAGATATTTCCTGTTTATATCTTGtgcatattttactttattttgaggggatATTGcttttttctaaagttttttttttaatgtggaccattttaagtctttttgaatttgttacaatattgcctctgttttttacgttttggtttttttggccaagaggcatgtggaatcttagctccccaaccaaggattgaacttgcaccccctgcactggaaagtgaagtcttaaccactgaaccgccagggaagtctcaaggcAGGGGGAGCGGGGGGATCCAATATTGCTTAAAGATCCCCATTGCCATGCCTAAGTCCTGAGTAGGTAATAAGACACTGTCAGTGAAAAGACATGAGGGTTTTCTTCCACACCCTGGTCCTTattctcccctttccttcctgcccCTTGTGGTCCTCCCTACCCTTGACTGAGGGGTGTTTCCTGGGACTAGCTTAAGGAAACAGCAGTTCCCAACCCTTGGATACAATGCACCCTTTCCATAAGAAACATTTTGGGAAGCCTCTTTTTACCACCTTAGAATGACATTCATGGATGTTACAAGTCTTGGTGGTGTGGGGCTATCCCCCAGCATCTCAGGCCCCTGCCTGTTTAATGCCAAAACATCCGCATCATTGTGATAACCAAAGTCTGCCTACCAGCAATTCCCAAAACACACTCCTAGGGCAGGCAGGAACCAGActcttgtctgtcttgttcattgcTATATCCTTACCACCTAGCACAAGACCCTGCATGCAGAAGCTCAATCAGTATCTGTTGAATAATCACTCTATGGTCTAGTTACCTATGCTGTGACCTATTGCTCTCTACTCactgcccccacctcctctcttcACCTCCCTGCCTGGggggagagaagaaaaacagcTTCGAGTGTGCAAGAACCAGGCCCTCCCACAGAGATGTCTACACTGTTCACTGATGCTACAGCCAAAGGGATGTTTTAGGAGAGGGGCTGATTTCTAGTCCTGGTTGGGGTTGATTGAGGAAAGGGCATGCACAGAAAAGCAGAGATGCCTGTAGGGATAAGAACTGCTCAGTGGATAGAGCCAAATTCTCGAGCCTTATAACCTGGCTCTGGCACTTATcagctgtttatttatttatttttttaatctttttttttatcaacTGTTTAAAGTCTGGTAACCTCTCAGTGCCTTAGTTCTCTCATCCATAAAGTGGATAACAATAGCAGTTAAGACTGTTGTGaagatttaaatgagataattcatgtcAAGTGATGAGGACAGAGCTTAACATGTTATAATTATGCATTGTTTGTTTTCATGAAATGGCAGAATAACTTGGATAAAGGCACTATCCTTCCCTCAGCCTAGCATTCTCCCCATTCCTGCTCCAATCCTTTTCTCACCCTCCTCCATTAGACATTTAAGTCCCACCACCATTGGTGGATATTTAGAGACCCAGAACATGGCCACCTTCTCTCTGCCCTTTCCCTACTTTTCCGTGCTGCAAAGCCCATGTCGGAGATC
This genomic interval from Bos indicus x Bos taurus breed Angus x Brahman F1 hybrid chromosome X, Bos_hybrid_MaternalHap_v2.0, whole genome shotgun sequence contains the following:
- the WAS gene encoding wiskott-Aldrich syndrome protein, producing MSGGPSGGRPGGRGGQGVQQNIPSTLLQDHENQQLFEMLGRKCWTLATAVVQLYLALPPGAEHWTKGHCGAVCFVKDNPKKSYFIRLYGLQAGRLLWEQELYSQLVYSAPTPFFHTFAGDDCQAGLNFANEGEAEAFRNLVQEKIQKRNQRQSGDRRQLPPPPVPVSEERRGGLPPLPPHPGGDQGGPAASPVSLGLVTVDIQNPDITNSRYRSLPAPGPSPSDKKRSGKKKISKSDIGAPSGFKHVSHVGWDPQNGFDVNNLDPDLRSLFSRAGISDAQLTDAETSKFIYDFIENQGGMEAVRKEMRRQEPLPPPPPPSRGGNQPPRPPTVGSNKGRSGPLPPVPSGGAPPPPTPRGPPPPGRGGPPPPPPPATGRSVPPPPPPPGAGGGPPMPPPPPPPPPPPPPSSGDGPIPPPTPPSLGLVGGPAPGGGRGALLDQIRQGIQLNKTPGAPESSALQPPPQSSEGLVGALMHVMQKRSKAIHSSDEGEDQAGDDDDDDEWDD